The DNA window taaaaataaatatattatatattctatcaagccatttgtttaaaaaaaaaaagacatacaAACCTCTCGCCCCTGACCAGGTATGAGCATGAATTGATGATGCGGCAGTCTGTGGAGGCTGACATTGCCAACCTGCGACGCCTGCTAGACCAGACCACCTTGACAAAGGCTGACCTGGAGATGCAGATTGAAGGTCTACAGGATGAGTTGGCCTACCTGAAGAAGAACCATCAGGAGGTTGGTCATATAACTTTCTTTGTTATGATCCCCCAAAGCTCCCCCAAAGTAAGCAACCTCCTTAGGGCCAAACCATATGGGCAACAATCAGTGAAGTTAGAAAAGATTTATTGTCTACATGAACTTTGTAACTCAGCAAGTGCTTTGGTTGTGCTTGAGACTAATTCTCTTGTAGACCAGGCCAGTAACAGTAACTTCTGCCAAGAATCTGGCCAGTGTGCAAATGCCAGTCTAAAAATTCTCCTTATTTGGTTGAGGAATTACACAACCCAACGTTCacttttttgaaaaaaaaaaaacccatgaaGTAAACCAAGAATCCACagctttttttcattattttgcaATATCTGTTTTTGTAGGAACTGGCAGCTCTAAGATCTCAGCTGACCGGTACTGTGAACGTGGAGGTCGATGCTGCTCCTCAGCAGGACCTGAACAAGGTTCTGGAGGAAATTCGCTCTCAGTATGAAGCCATCACAGATAAGCACCGCAGAGACCAAGAGGCGTGGTTCAATGACAAGGTAAGATTGTTGGTTCTAAAGAATGCTTATTATGATCATTAGAatttgcatttaaaataatatatatatatatatttcccctATTTCCCAGTCGGCAGGACTAAGCAAGGAGGTGGCCATCAGCACAGAGACCATCCAAACATCCAAGACAGAGATCACAGACCTCAGACGAACACTGCAAGGCCTGGAGATCGAACTGCAGTCTCAGCTGAGCATGGTGAGCAATAAGAAGGGGAGAAAGATAAAGGAGAAGACAATGATAAAAGAGGTTTAGTGAGACAaaggaaaggagagaaaaagggaTGATAATGAAATGCCTGGGAGGAGTTTGATCAGTACCAGGCACATGGGTGGGGGAGGGGAAGTAACACCAAGTTTAATTAATCTATGTTTTATGCAGTGTTCTACATCTTAGAGAAAAAAATGAGCCAGGGAGGAAGGGATGGGAAGAAGACTTTGTGAGGGAGGTAAACATAGCCAGAACTTCAAAAGGTCTTTGACACCTGGGTGTGGATTTGCACCACCTTGGTGGAATACAAAGCAGCTGTCTGTCAGCATGTCTTTTTTTTGGGAAATTTTGGAAATAGTCCACCACAGGAATGTTTGTTCTTGACTTGAAAGCTGACACATAGACTGAGAACAGCATCATTGAACTGACCCAATCTAAGTGGAACATGAGTTATGAGCAATCCCTTTGGTATGCGAGGTCAGAAGATTACGCTTGAGTAATGGGGAATCTGAGACTGTGGGTGAATTCATGAGAAATGAGAATAGTGTCAAGCCCCAGAAGGTTATCTGCTTTTCAGTGAATAGCCTCCAAGAGTCCTGTTAAATGTCAAGGTAACCATAATAAACACCGGTAAACAGTGCACCCTAGCCAAACTGTTTCCATAACATCTCTGTCTTTTACAGAAAGCAGCACTGGAGAACACACTAGCAGAAACAGACGCTCGCTACAGTGCCATGTTGTCAGGTTACCAGAACCAGATTAACATGCAAGAGGCAGAGTTGTCCCAGGTGCGGGCCAGCATTGAGCAGCAGGGTCGTGACTATGCCTTGTTGCTGGACATCAAGAGTCGACTGGAGCAGGAGATTGCCACCTACAGGAGCCTCCTGGAAAAGGAGGAGTCCAGGTAAGGCTGGACATACATGCAGCTTGAATGCTTTGCTGATCAGAAAGTCCAGTGTTAAGTGTTAATGCTCATATCTGGGCCCTTGGGTTGTATGTTATGGCCACAACTCATGTATCGTCTCCTCTTCCCTCCTTAGGACCCCAGGCACAGGTAATTATCACTTTTGCTCATTACAAATTTAAGAATACAATTTGTTGGTTATTCAATAAATAATGTAGTTGTCAAGTATTAATgcctttcttttgttttcttttgttctttcttttacAGGTGGATCTACTgtcacaaccaccaccactgtgcacACAGTCAAATAAGCAGAGCAGACTACTTTCTGAGACACACTCACCAACACTTAGTTCCCATGGCTCACTGCTGATAGTTTCACAGTAAATAACAGGTTACAAAACCTAGGAAACAACTGAAATAACTTGACCATGCTTCTTCATGTGTGAGAAAAACCTGTCTCTGAAAATAAAGCTGCTGGCAAACATACAACCCTTCTGAACTGGCTCTCTCATTACTGTCCTACTCTACTGAACTGTTCTCATCATTTGGATCCTGACACAGGCAAACATGCACAAGTAATGACTGAAATATGATACATGACTGAGATATGTAGAAAAACAACATATCATAGAATGAAGACACTACCAAATGAAACTGATCTAAAActaagaacattttaaatatataattaatataccAATTAAGCACACTAAAGCTGTTTAGAACTGCAACAGAACTGTTTTTGATgtagcaaaaaagaaaaaaatactggctgggtttcccaaaagccACATACAAAGGTCATTGTTAAATGGTAAAGTGAACATCATATAAAATATTCTCTCCAATAATTAAGATCTAATTATCTAAATACTTGGGAAATTGCACCCTGCTCCATTTGGGCCAAGTTGATCTTTGCCCCCGCCtggtgcaaaaaaaagaaagaagcctGAATTGCAACATATTCAACTCCTTGCTCTCCTACGCCCGTTGCCAGGAGACTGGATCATCACAAAAATACATTGAGCTGAAAAGCAAAGTTTAGGCTGTAAAAAGAGTCAAGCGTTTGTTGATCATAAACTTATCAGTAATGCTCTTTGCCCTCCataaaaaaatatgattaagccaaataaaaaaaaaggaagtgaaAGAAGTGTTTAGCAATGTTTGGGAGTTAAAAGACAGTGAATTGACAAAACGTCATGGCATTCTTCTCCTTGATATACTCTTGAAGGTTCAACACAGGTTTTTCCAGGGCTGGGGTTCGTTGAAGCACCTTTCAGATGATTAGGTTTGTTTAAAGAACAGTTGTTGTGAGTGAGAACTCCTTTCCAATCATGTCAGTCCTTACCTACATTTCACACCTATGTGTGAAATTTGTATAAAAACACATTCTCGAGTAAAAGTGTGACATTGTTTGAATTACAagaattatatacattttcatCTATACCTCCAGTAGCGATATATTTGCACATCATTTCCGCCCAGTGACTCAGTCCTACCTCTGTAGCTCAAAGCAGAAGGCTAAAGTCATACATTCCTTTCCCATGCTATATGTTGCAAGCATGTATTTTTCCTTAGACATTAACTTAAATATAACCAACAAAGGTCATTTGATATGAACTTCAAATAATATACTTACAACATGTAACAGATTCTTGTTAACTTTCTagaaacctttaagaataagTTAGAAATTCAGTTTACAGTTATTTTAAATCAGCCCAGTTAACCTCTGTGGGTATTAACAccattttgctgctgtccaatgaaaaatgtgtctctccatttttgttAGGGTTCATCATGATTTGAACCCTGCAGTTTCTCTGTACTTTGAGTAAATTATTCTagatgaatggacaaatagaaatcctctaaattacttggaataaaatatattacattaaccACTCAAAGTTCAAAacattttgccttctcctgtaaactcaccattttggagatacatgtttttaattgggCAGCAATGACTTACAGTGATAGGACCTTTGCACAGACTGTTTTTAGTTGTATCCCTCCCATAGAAGCTTGTGAATTTGATTCATTCACTCAAGGATTTCTGACAAACTAGTGAAGTACATGCAGCTGTATTGCACTCTTCTTACAGCAAGAGGAAAAGCGGGACATACTGAATTAATTCTGAAATTCTTGTTACATTTTTACAGATTCCTCTTTCACATCTGTTTTGCTAATAATATCAGCTGTgcagaaaaacatttaaatgcaaAATAGAAGCACTTTCCCTATAGTCTCTGTCTTTTGCACCACAGTGTACATCCACATCCAGCACCATTAACAAACATTTATAGGCTTCTAAGGACATGGTGCTAAATTTCTTACATTAAGGATTAAAAAACGGAAATAATTAAACTACTAACAGTCTTGTTTATTCTATAAAAAAGTACATACTGGACTTTTGCCAGCGCAGATGTTATTTCAGTAGTTTTAAGCACTTTCCAAAATTTCATTAACCTGAAACTTCCTTGGCCAAGCTTAGTCCTATTTTTAATAAACTTAGCTTTGTTAATGCTTCAGGTGGAGTTTTTTCCTTTCAAGCTAAGACTGGAGAACCGTGACAGAGCTGCAATACTAAACCACCTTCGCTTCAACTTAATAATAACATGATACCGCTAATAATTAACGCAATAAGACTCTGCCTGTGCCTGTGGCATGGCTAGCCTAGGCGTGGCTGCACTGTTTACCCATTTGGCATTAGAAGTGTGTTTTGCAGTCAGAGCCCTTTCCTAGGGACTAAGTATTTGTTCAACCTGTATGGACTCAGGAAAAGCCATAAATCAGCAATCATTGTCAGTTGAGAGGGACATCAAACACAATTTCAAAAGAGGGACTATAGCAATGTTATTGCTGCAATCGAGCTTGCAGCAGTGCCTAGTAGGTGTGGGAGATATACTGACTCCATAGGGCACTTTTAATCTAAagtcttagaaatatgtttTGCGATTGTATTAACTGGAAAGAATTTGCATCAGTGGTTAAGTAGACACTCAAACCTGGAACTGTTCTTAAAATCTGTAAAGCACTGTATGCTCTTATATACATAAGGGGTGTTCATTTTTGTTACTGCTGAAtgtttaaacagtaaaacattttaaacacttGCTAAATCAGCTGCCAGACTTTCAGGGGCATTTCTTTTTTACCAAATAAAGTTTTCAGTCTTTCCAAATTAAGTCACAGTTGAAGCAGTGATGTTAGTGGGTGGTTAAACTATGTTTAATGGTTTTTGGAAATATGTTAATATTGTgaaatttaaaaaatggtttAAAGGAGGCGAACGGTATGCAACTAATGCCAGACTTGCCCTCTGCCTACTATTACAACATACTGCAACAGACAGACTAAATTTATAAATGTCATAAAATATTTCTTAAGAATAAGTACTGCATAAGATAATACAATGAATGTAACCAGAAGTTGAAATGACATTACTGTTTACCTGTAGTCCAACTGTAAAATAAAGCCTTTAGACCAGAAAATGAGCTAAAGTTATCCTAACTTTTAGGCCCTAAACCTAAAACCTCTGGACCCACGgacagcagaggagctgaaaCGTGTTATTTTCACCTTGTGATTCTTTCAATCATAAATGAAGTGATAAACTGTGATAAAGGTCTTAGCAATAACAAAAGTCACAGGTGCTGTCACCAGTATAACAATGTAATGcaaaaaacactaaaagcaattaaaatgtaaatgttcattagaagaaatgcaaaaattattatttagaaaatgCAGTTTTTGGCACAACAAAATGAACACTAATTGTTAATTACTTTCTGTATGTTGGGGTAAAACTAGATTTCTATTTTTGGTTATGATGGCGAGGGTTTCATTTAGACTACGTGCAGCGTACTGCCACATCTATACACAGGCACCGCCCCACTATTGATCGGCGCGGTGGCTTTGACCTGCTCCGTTTCCGACCTGGGCCGGTTCACCCATGCTTTTGCGACTTCGTAGCCCCGAGCTCCCTCAGAAGCACCAAATCAATACAGAACGGACACCCGATAGACGAAGTCCATGACAGCCCAAAATCCCAGCCTCCCGATAACTTGGATTACAGGCGCGCGCCACTTCGCCCGGCGGCAGTCGAGTTGATTTGGGGAGGTTTTAGCCTGCAGATACAAACTCACGCTGCCCACTGGTGGGCAAACGAGGAGTTACACAGACCTAAAGAGTCTCTTACAGACAGCGCCCTCTGGTCTTTTATCTTTTAGTTTACATTGCTTGTTACATTGAGTTCTGTgcttcatcttcaccagttaTTCAGTTTTCAGGTAAGATGCCACGTTGTTTTAGGCGAACATGAAACCTGTTCACTGTAGTCTACTGACAGGGCGGTTAAAACCTCTGTAGACTAGTAGtacatttcatcattttagactGAATGAATAACAGTCATGAACTCAACTGCTTTGAAATGTGTAAATCAGGAGTTACAAGAATAAACTTCAGCATGTTTAGTGCTCTGTCAAAAATACAACCATTCTATCTCATTTCTATATTCTTCCATGCTCATTTTGTTATGTCCTTTCTCATCAGGCTTGTAActctcttcttcctttttgatttcttttctttttgtgttttgggatttttttcATGATATTTTCAAGGCTGTTCTGGTTTAGATAACATTTTCCCAACTGTGTTCAAATGTCAGACCATGGATGAGTCAGGTCTGTTAGCAATATTTTTTCACACACATGTTTATTACAGTATGACTCCTGTAATATAAAGACAATGATCTTGTTCAGTATCAATACTTGCAGGCCTATTTGTGCTACACCACAAAGTAGCATTAATAAGTTTAGTTACAGTCTAAACTTGGTATTAGTATACCAGctttaaagtaaaaagaaaacaacaatgcACTGAAATTGACATTTTTAGTCTCTTTTTAAAAGTCTAAGATGTTCTCACGGAAAATACTAGCGTGTCAACTGGCTTAAACTTTTTTCCGCATAAAAAACGTTCTCTTTACTCCCATGGCACAGTTTGACTGACACAAAGGCAAACAACAAGCCCTGTGTATTGTGCATACACTTTCCTTCTGATTCGccatttgtacatttatttttatgcggccaaaagtgtttttcttcAGTCATTTTGTTTTTAAGATAGTCATTTCTTTTGCTCTACTCTACCTCTGTAGAAAAAGTAGTGCTTCTGCCATGTGTACTTTTTCTTCAGACCATTAAAATCCTAAAGACTAATCGTTAAATTGTTTCTGTCCGAATATTGCAAGGAAACAAGTGTTTATAGTATTGGTTGTGATGTTTAAGTAGTACATTTCATAAttttagaatcagaatcagaatctctttatttcaccaagtatgttactcatacaaggaatttgtcttggtgagagcaacacgtatgacaagtaacaaaaaacacagaacacagtcttaaactaaaggaaaatgacactaaacaataaatagggtaggagataaattaaaaaagtaaaaagtactaaaggtaataaagagctgaaaatatatttacagaaaagaaaagaacatctgtacaggtgtgcaaatagtcatagtgcaaaataggcagagtgcaaaatagctgttcagtccggtttggtacagttcagttgtaagtttagaggtttacagtgggaggtgaccactgtgattgaggagcgctacagctctggggaagaagctgttagcattacgtgttgtgctggttttgatggaccgcagtcttctacccgaggggagtgtctggaagaggaggtgtccaggatgtgaggggtcagatgtaatcttgccagcccgcttcctcaccctgctggtgtagatctgctgaagtgatggcaggttacatccgatgatcctctctgctgtcctgatgatgcgctggagtttggttctttcttgtgaggtggaggaaccaaaccagatagttatggaggctgtgataatggactcgatgatcgctgtgtaga is part of the Salminus brasiliensis chromosome 17, fSalBra1.hap2, whole genome shotgun sequence genome and encodes:
- the LOC140538567 gene encoding keratin, type I cytoskeletal 19-like, with the translated sequence MSLRSHQIQTSGPFGFTGSSVITQRRGVSLSSVPKAHSVYGGGSTGGTRISSSISRAVSSGYGGGLGAGFSGGMSGGIGGGGFNLSSALDSDTIHLNEKATMQNLNDRLASYLEKVRSLEAANAKLELQIREYYEKKGPAAQRDYSHYWATINDLKDKIKNATIGNANILLQIDNSKLAADDFRTKYEHELMMRQSVEADIANLRRLLDQTTLTKADLEMQIEGLQDELAYLKKNHQEELAALRSQLTGTVNVEVDAAPQQDLNKVLEEIRSQYEAITDKHRRDQEAWFNDKSAGLSKEVAISTETIQTSKTEITDLRRTLQGLEIELQSQLSMKAALENTLAETDARYSAMLSGYQNQINMQEAELSQVRASIEQQGRDYALLLDIKSRLEQEIATYRSLLEKEESRTPGTGGSTVTTTTTVHTVK